From the genome of Nasonia vitripennis strain AsymCx chromosome 1, Nvit_psr_1.1, whole genome shotgun sequence, one region includes:
- the LOC100116196 gene encoding acyl-CoA:lysophosphatidylglycerol acyltransferase 1 isoform X1, with product MSGESEVNAASARPPYNSSFPSSKMNAVETTTSTLLADSAFLRLLITLGNFLKCLARIGFVLVNNMYCIPTYVIWMMLLSPVKVYYPQIYWRIEGLFFHWLLAMVSMWTWSAGYDVIEQGDDINRIISDRTLVIANHQSTGDVPILMTTFNAKPNALPNLMWIMDRVFKFTNFGIVSLLHKDFFISSGRKRREESLRQLEKHLKEAYIPLERKWMVLFPEGGFLCKRRETSQKYAKKNNLPILENVSLPRVGALQTIFDVVGPVQNNNSSEQQLNSRTNMAVTKPEIRWILDITIAYPQGKPLDLPTIITGSRPPCETVLFYRLFPTSMVPKEPEQLSRWLYDRWAEKEALLENFYKHGTFVGTQPLEPEDSKIQQDPLRFLVLHLFFMTSSYIHYSMFSYALSYIW from the exons ATGAGCGGCGAAAGTGAGGTTAACGCGGCCTCCGCGAGGCCGCCCTATAACAGCAGCTTCCCCAGCAGCAAGATGAATGCCGTTgagacgacgacgtcgacgctCCTCGCCGACTCGGCTTTCCTCAG ATTACTCATAACCCTaggaaactttttaaaatgcttGGCACGAATTGGTTTTGTCCTTGTAAACAATATGTATTGCATACCAACGTATGTCATTTGGATGATGTTGCTGTCTCCAGTCAAAGTATATTATCCACAAATTTATTGGCGCATTGAAGGTCTCTTCTTTCATTGGCTCTTAGCAATGGTGTCTATGTGGACATGGTCAGCAGGTTATGACG TGATTGAACAAGGTGACGACATTAACAGAATTATAAGCGACCGAACTCTAGTCATTGCAAATCATCAGAGCACTGGTGATGTTCCTATATTAATGACCACTTTTAATGCCAAGCCTAATGCGCTGCCTAACCTCATGTGGATTATGGACAGGGTATTCAAATTTACCAATTTTGGTATTGTTTCTCTACTACATAAagacttttttatttcctcT ggtCGCAAAAGAAGGGAGGAAAGCTTGAGACAGTtagaaaaacatttaaaagAGGCATACATACCACTGGAGAGAAAGTGGATGGTTCTGTTTCCAGAAGGTGGCTTCCTTTGTAAAAGACGTGAAACCTCGCAGAAATATGCTAAGAAAAATAACCTGCCTATACTCGAAAATGTCAGCCTTCCGAGAGTTGGAGCACTTCAGACAATATTTGATGTTGTTGGCCCTGTACAGAATAATAATTCTTCTGAGCAACAGTTAAACTCTAGAACAA ATATGGCAGTGACAAAACCAGAAATCAGATGGATACTTGACATAACCATTGCATATCCACAAGGAAAACCACTAGACTTACCAACTATCATAACTGGTTCAAGACCGCCATGCGAAACGGTTCTCTTTTATCGATTATTTCCTACTTCAATG gtTCCTAAAGAACCTGAACAATTATCAAGATGGTTGTATGATAGATGGGCTGAGAAGGAAGctcttttagaaaatttttataagcATGGGACCTTTGTAGGTACTCAGCCATTAGAGCCTGAAGATTCCAAGATTCAACAAGATCCTCTGCGTTTCCTAGTCCTCCACTTATTCTTCATGACCTCTAGTTACATTCATTACAGTATGTTCTCTTATGCATTATCTTATATATGGTAA
- the LOC100116236 gene encoding ribonucleoside-diphosphate reductase large subunit isoform X2, producing MATRAKMHVLKRNGFKQEVNFDKITQRIRKLCHGLNMDYIDPLAITQCVINGLYPGVKTVELDNLAAEIAATMTTKHPDYAILAARIVISSLHKENRKTFSVMDDLYKVIDPITKEHKPMISEEYNNIIQKHKDRLNSAIDYDRDFVFNYFGFKTLEKSYLFRINGQVVERPQDMLMRVAVALHKEDLEKVIETYNYTSERYFTHASPTLFFACTIHQQMSSCFILTMIEDSIEGIFETLKRCAIISKSAGGIGISVHNIRAKGTAIASNNGFANGLVPMIRVFNNTVRFIDQGGNKRPGAFALYLEPWHADIFEFLDLKKNIGKEEYRARELFYALWIPDLFMQRVLDNEKWSLMCPHECPGLPDVWGDEFNKLYIKYEEEKRYKRQIVARDLWTAILKAQVETGTPYMLYKDHCNRKSNQQNLGTIKSSNLCTEIIQYSSPNEVAVCNLASIAVNMFVDVETQYYNFLKLKEVVKTVAKNLDKIIDLNHYPLIEAEKSNLMHRPVGIGVQGLADAFLLMRYPFESKEAQQLNIQIFETLYFGALEASCELAKENGPYSSYNGSPVSKGILQYDMWNVTPTNLWDWAALKLKIAKYGVRNSLLLAPMPTASTAQILGNNESVEPYTSNIYTRRVLSGEFIIVNPHLLNDLTKRNLWDDEMKNEIIANNGSIQNVGHITQDLKELYKTVWEIPQKIILKMAADRGAFIDQSQSVNVHMAKPTTEKLTSMHFYGWKAGLKTGMYYLRTKPAANALQFTVNKSLLRPHATEEVKEKSNTIMENKEDACMMCT from the exons atGGCAACAAGAGCAAAGATGCACGTTTTAAAGCGCA ATGGTTTTAAGCAGGAAGtcaattttgataaaattaccCAGAGGATTAGAAAATTATGTCATGGTTTGAATATGGATTATATTGATCCA CTTGCTATTACACAGTGTGTCATCAATGGACTTTATCCTGGTGTTAAAACAGTAGAACTTGATAATTTGGCTGCGGAAATTGCAGCAACAATGACAACCAAGCATCCAGATTATGCAATATTGGCAGCAAGAATTGTGATATCAAGTTTGCAtaaagaaaatagaaaaacatTCAGTG tcATGGATGATTTGTATAAAGTGATTGACCCGATTACAAAAGAACATAAGCCAATGATAAGCGAAGAGTACAATAATATAAttcaaaaacataaagatagactAAATTCTGCCATAGACTATGACAGAGATTTTGTCTTTAACTATTTTGGATTTAAAACCTTGGAGAAAAGTTACTTATTCAGGATTAATGGACAAGTGGTTGAGCGACCACAAGATATGCTTATGAGAGTTGCAGTAGCTCTTCATAAAGAGGATCTTGAAAAAGTCATAGAGACATATAATTATACTTCTGAACGTTACTTCACACATGCATCTCCTACACTTTTTTTTGCATGTACTATACACCAACAAATGTCCAG TTGTTTTATTCTTACCATGATTGAAGATAGTATAGAAGGAATTTTCGAAACATTAAAGAGATGTGCAATTATTAGCAAATCCGCAGGTGGTATTGGTATAAGTGTTCATAATATTAGAGCTAAAGGAACTGCGATTGCTAGCAATAATGGATTTGCAAATGGATTAGTACCTATGATCAGAGTATTCAACAATACAGTACGCTTTATTGATCAAGGTGGAAACAAAAGGCCTGGTGCATTTGCTCTTTATCTAGAGCCCTGGCATGCAGATATTTTTGAATTccttgatttaaaaaaaaatattg GTAAGGAAGAATATAGAGCAAGGGAACTGTTTTATGCCTTATGGATCCCAGATTTATTTATGCAAAGAGTACTTGACAATGAGAAATGGAGTTTAATGTGTCCACACGAATGTCCAGGCTTACCTGATGTTTGGGGAGATGAATTTAATAAACTGTACATAAA atacgaagaagaaaaacgttaTAAACGTCAAATTGTCGCAAGAGATTTATGGACTGCCATTTTAAAAGCACAAGTTGAAACTGGAACTCCTTATATGCTCTATAAAGATCACTGCAATCGTAAATCAAATCAACAAAATCTTGGAACTATTAAAAGCAGTAATTTATGCACTGAAATTATACAATACTCTTCTCCAAACGAAGTAGCAGTGTGTAATTTAGCATCCATTGCTGTTAATATGTTTGTTGATGTTGAAACACAGTACtacaattttctaaaattgaaaGAAGTTGTTAAAACTGTTGCTAAGaatttagataaaattattgatctgAATCATTATCCACTCATCGAAGCAGAAAAATCCAATTTAATGCACAGACCAGTTG GTATCGGGGTACAAGGATTGGCAGACGCTTTTTTGTTAATGCGCTATCCATTCGAGAGTAAAGAGGCTCAGCAgctaaatattcaaattttcgaAACATTATATTTTGGAGCTTTAGAAGCTAGTTGTGAATTGGCCAAAGAAAATGGACCATATTCTTCCTACAATGGTTCACCAGTAAGCAAAGGA ATATTACAGTATGATATGTGGAATGTGACTCCAACCAACTTGTGGGATTGGGCTgcattaaaattgaaaatagcCAAGTATGGAGTTCGTAATTCACTACTTCTTGCACCAATGCCAACAGCTTCTACAGCTCAGATATTGGGAAACAATGAATCAGTGGAGCCTTACACAAGTAATATTTACACTAGACGTGTTTTGTCAGGAGAATTCATTATTGTTAATCCACATTTATTAAATGATTTAACAAAGAGAAATCTTTGGGAtgatgaaatgaaaaacgAAATAATTGCCAACAATGGTTCTATTCAG AATGTAGGCCACATTACGCAagatttgaaagaattatatAAAACAGTATGGGAGATACctcagaaaattattttaaaaatggctGCAGATCGAGGCGCTTTTATTGACCAATCACAATCTGTAAATGTTCATATGGCTAAGCCTACAACTGAAAAACTTACTTCCATGCATTTTTATGGCTGGAAAGCT gGTTTAAAGACGGGTATGTATTACTTAAGAACCAAACCAGCTGCCAATGCATTGCAATTCACAGTCAATAAGTCTCTTCTCAGGCCACATGCTACTGAAGAagttaaagaaaaaagtaatacTATAATGGAAAATAAAGAAGATGCTTGCATGATGTGTACTTGA
- the LOC100116163 gene encoding synaptobrevin homolog YKT6 isoform X1 — protein sequence MVKLYALTILYKGPTSATALKTAYDVDSFSYFQRGSVREFMAFVSKTITERTQIAARQSVKEGEYMCHVYVRGDSLAGVLISDHEYPNRVSHTLITRVLDEFAAKYPTHTWPTLREATTDFQQVNVYLAKYQNPREADALTKMQEDLDETKIILHNTLEAVLQRGEKLDDLVQKSEGLSIQSKAFYKTARKTNSCCSLTA from the exons ATGGTCAAGTTATACGCACTGACGATCCTATACAAAGGTCCAACATCGGCGACAGCTTTGAAAACAGCATACGATGTGGATTCGTTTTCTTACTTCCAAAGAGGAAGTGTCAGAGAATTCATGGCGTTTGTGAGTAAAACAATAACCGAGAGGACACAAATAGCAGCCAGACAGAGCGTCAAGGAAGGAG AGTACATGTGCCACGTTTATGTTAGAGGAGATAGTTTAGCTGGTGTTCTTATCTCAGATCATGAATATCCAAACAGAGTGTCACACACTCTCATTACAAGAGTACTGGATGAGTTTGCAGCCAAGTACCCCACCCACACATGGCCTACTTTGAGAGAAGCAACCACAGATTTTCAGCAAGTTAACGTATATTTGGCCAAATATCAAAATCCCAGGGAAGCTGATGCTTTAACTAAAATGCAAGAAGATTTGGATGAAACTAAGATTATTCTG CACAACACATTGGAAGCTGTTCTTCAAAGAGGTGAAAAGTTGGATGATCTTGTCCAAAAGTCTGAAGGTCTCAGTATTCAGTCAAAAGCATTTTATAAGACAGCTCGCAAGACCAATTCTTGCTGTAGTCTCACAGCTTGA
- the LOC100116196 gene encoding acyl-CoA:lysophosphatidylglycerol acyltransferase 1 isoform X2 produces MYCIPTYVIWMMLLSPVKVYYPQIYWRIEGLFFHWLLAMVSMWTWSAGYDVIEQGDDINRIISDRTLVIANHQSTGDVPILMTTFNAKPNALPNLMWIMDRVFKFTNFGIVSLLHKDFFISSGRKRREESLRQLEKHLKEAYIPLERKWMVLFPEGGFLCKRRETSQKYAKKNNLPILENVSLPRVGALQTIFDVVGPVQNNNSSEQQLNSRTNMAVTKPEIRWILDITIAYPQGKPLDLPTIITGSRPPCETVLFYRLFPTSMVPKEPEQLSRWLYDRWAEKEALLENFYKHGTFVGTQPLEPEDSKIQQDPLRFLVLHLFFMTSSYIHYSMFSYALSYIW; encoded by the exons ATGTATTGCATACCAACGTATGTCATTTGGATGATGTTGCTGTCTCCAGTCAAAGTATATTATCCACAAATTTATTGGCGCATTGAAGGTCTCTTCTTTCATTGGCTCTTAGCAATGGTGTCTATGTGGACATGGTCAGCAGGTTATGACG TGATTGAACAAGGTGACGACATTAACAGAATTATAAGCGACCGAACTCTAGTCATTGCAAATCATCAGAGCACTGGTGATGTTCCTATATTAATGACCACTTTTAATGCCAAGCCTAATGCGCTGCCTAACCTCATGTGGATTATGGACAGGGTATTCAAATTTACCAATTTTGGTATTGTTTCTCTACTACATAAagacttttttatttcctcT ggtCGCAAAAGAAGGGAGGAAAGCTTGAGACAGTtagaaaaacatttaaaagAGGCATACATACCACTGGAGAGAAAGTGGATGGTTCTGTTTCCAGAAGGTGGCTTCCTTTGTAAAAGACGTGAAACCTCGCAGAAATATGCTAAGAAAAATAACCTGCCTATACTCGAAAATGTCAGCCTTCCGAGAGTTGGAGCACTTCAGACAATATTTGATGTTGTTGGCCCTGTACAGAATAATAATTCTTCTGAGCAACAGTTAAACTCTAGAACAA ATATGGCAGTGACAAAACCAGAAATCAGATGGATACTTGACATAACCATTGCATATCCACAAGGAAAACCACTAGACTTACCAACTATCATAACTGGTTCAAGACCGCCATGCGAAACGGTTCTCTTTTATCGATTATTTCCTACTTCAATG gtTCCTAAAGAACCTGAACAATTATCAAGATGGTTGTATGATAGATGGGCTGAGAAGGAAGctcttttagaaaatttttataagcATGGGACCTTTGTAGGTACTCAGCCATTAGAGCCTGAAGATTCCAAGATTCAACAAGATCCTCTGCGTTTCCTAGTCCTCCACTTATTCTTCATGACCTCTAGTTACATTCATTACAGTATGTTCTCTTATGCATTATCTTATATATGGTAA
- the LOC100115250 gene encoding gamma-secretase subunit pen-2 gives MDLGKMPNERKLYLCKCYFFAGFAMLPFLWAVNAIWFAKQAFGVPHFEEQKQIRKYVTFSAIGALISFAAYLTWIIMFQIHRAEWGEFADSISYILPAGIP, from the exons ATGGACCTCGGCAAAATGCCCAACGAGAGGAAGCTGTACCTCTGCAAATGTTACTTCTTCG CTGGATTTGCTATGCTTCCCTTTCTGTGGGCGGTGAATGCCATCTGGTTTGCTAAACAAGCGTTTGGTGTGCCACATTTTGAagaacaaaaacaaattagGAAAT ATGTCACATTTTCTGCTATTGGAGCATTGATATCATTTGCAGCATACTTGACATGGATTATTATGTTccaaatccatagagcagaaTGGGGTGAATTTGCAGACTCTATTAGTTACATTCTACCTGCTGGCATTCCATAA
- the LOC100116163 gene encoding synaptobrevin homolog YKT6 isoform X2: MNVSGFFFAPFLYTVIVIDFFPVFVYCVGVCWLCNSVRVRKKLLRLFCRVSRFFFLVSRISSYDLISDRMVKLYALTILYKGPTSATALKTAYDVDSFSYFQRGSVREFMAFVSKTITERTQIAARQSVKEGEYMCHVYVRGDSLAGVLISDHEYPNRVSHTLITRVLDEFAAKYPTHTWPTLREATTDFQQVNVYLAKYQNPREADALTKMQEDLDETKIILHNTLEAVLQRGEKLDDLVQKSEGLSIQSKAFYKTARKTNSCCSLTA, from the exons ATGAACgtcagcggttttttttttgctccgTTCTTGTATACTGTTATTGtcatcgatttttttcctgtttttgtttattgcgtCGGCGTTTGCTGGCTGTGTAATAGTGTCCGTGTGCGAAAGAAGCTGCTGCGCTTATTCTGCAGAGTcagcagatttttttttttggtttcgCGCATTTCTTCGTATGATTTAATTTCTG ACAGAATGGTCAAGTTATACGCACTGACGATCCTATACAAAGGTCCAACATCGGCGACAGCTTTGAAAACAGCATACGATGTGGATTCGTTTTCTTACTTCCAAAGAGGAAGTGTCAGAGAATTCATGGCGTTTGTGAGTAAAACAATAACCGAGAGGACACAAATAGCAGCCAGACAGAGCGTCAAGGAAGGAG AGTACATGTGCCACGTTTATGTTAGAGGAGATAGTTTAGCTGGTGTTCTTATCTCAGATCATGAATATCCAAACAGAGTGTCACACACTCTCATTACAAGAGTACTGGATGAGTTTGCAGCCAAGTACCCCACCCACACATGGCCTACTTTGAGAGAAGCAACCACAGATTTTCAGCAAGTTAACGTATATTTGGCCAAATATCAAAATCCCAGGGAAGCTGATGCTTTAACTAAAATGCAAGAAGATTTGGATGAAACTAAGATTATTCTG CACAACACATTGGAAGCTGTTCTTCAAAGAGGTGAAAAGTTGGATGATCTTGTCCAAAAGTCTGAAGGTCTCAGTATTCAGTCAAAAGCATTTTATAAGACAGCTCGCAAGACCAATTCTTGCTGTAGTCTCACAGCTTGA
- the LOC100116236 gene encoding ribonucleoside-diphosphate reductase large subunit isoform X1 yields MATRAKMHVLKRNGFKQEVNFDKITQRIRKLCHGLNMDYIDPLAITQCVINGLYPGVKTVELDNLAAEIAATMTTKHPDYAILAARIVISSLHKENRKTFSEVMDDLYKVIDPITKEHKPMISEEYNNIIQKHKDRLNSAIDYDRDFVFNYFGFKTLEKSYLFRINGQVVERPQDMLMRVAVALHKEDLEKVIETYNYTSERYFTHASPTLFFACTIHQQMSSCFILTMIEDSIEGIFETLKRCAIISKSAGGIGISVHNIRAKGTAIASNNGFANGLVPMIRVFNNTVRFIDQGGNKRPGAFALYLEPWHADIFEFLDLKKNIGKEEYRARELFYALWIPDLFMQRVLDNEKWSLMCPHECPGLPDVWGDEFNKLYIKYEEEKRYKRQIVARDLWTAILKAQVETGTPYMLYKDHCNRKSNQQNLGTIKSSNLCTEIIQYSSPNEVAVCNLASIAVNMFVDVETQYYNFLKLKEVVKTVAKNLDKIIDLNHYPLIEAEKSNLMHRPVGIGVQGLADAFLLMRYPFESKEAQQLNIQIFETLYFGALEASCELAKENGPYSSYNGSPVSKGILQYDMWNVTPTNLWDWAALKLKIAKYGVRNSLLLAPMPTASTAQILGNNESVEPYTSNIYTRRVLSGEFIIVNPHLLNDLTKRNLWDDEMKNEIIANNGSIQNVGHITQDLKELYKTVWEIPQKIILKMAADRGAFIDQSQSVNVHMAKPTTEKLTSMHFYGWKAGLKTGMYYLRTKPAANALQFTVNKSLLRPHATEEVKEKSNTIMENKEDACMMCT; encoded by the exons atGGCAACAAGAGCAAAGATGCACGTTTTAAAGCGCA ATGGTTTTAAGCAGGAAGtcaattttgataaaattaccCAGAGGATTAGAAAATTATGTCATGGTTTGAATATGGATTATATTGATCCA CTTGCTATTACACAGTGTGTCATCAATGGACTTTATCCTGGTGTTAAAACAGTAGAACTTGATAATTTGGCTGCGGAAATTGCAGCAACAATGACAACCAAGCATCCAGATTATGCAATATTGGCAGCAAGAATTGTGATATCAAGTTTGCAtaaagaaaatagaaaaacatTCAGTG aagtcATGGATGATTTGTATAAAGTGATTGACCCGATTACAAAAGAACATAAGCCAATGATAAGCGAAGAGTACAATAATATAAttcaaaaacataaagatagactAAATTCTGCCATAGACTATGACAGAGATTTTGTCTTTAACTATTTTGGATTTAAAACCTTGGAGAAAAGTTACTTATTCAGGATTAATGGACAAGTGGTTGAGCGACCACAAGATATGCTTATGAGAGTTGCAGTAGCTCTTCATAAAGAGGATCTTGAAAAAGTCATAGAGACATATAATTATACTTCTGAACGTTACTTCACACATGCATCTCCTACACTTTTTTTTGCATGTACTATACACCAACAAATGTCCAG TTGTTTTATTCTTACCATGATTGAAGATAGTATAGAAGGAATTTTCGAAACATTAAAGAGATGTGCAATTATTAGCAAATCCGCAGGTGGTATTGGTATAAGTGTTCATAATATTAGAGCTAAAGGAACTGCGATTGCTAGCAATAATGGATTTGCAAATGGATTAGTACCTATGATCAGAGTATTCAACAATACAGTACGCTTTATTGATCAAGGTGGAAACAAAAGGCCTGGTGCATTTGCTCTTTATCTAGAGCCCTGGCATGCAGATATTTTTGAATTccttgatttaaaaaaaaatattg GTAAGGAAGAATATAGAGCAAGGGAACTGTTTTATGCCTTATGGATCCCAGATTTATTTATGCAAAGAGTACTTGACAATGAGAAATGGAGTTTAATGTGTCCACACGAATGTCCAGGCTTACCTGATGTTTGGGGAGATGAATTTAATAAACTGTACATAAA atacgaagaagaaaaacgttaTAAACGTCAAATTGTCGCAAGAGATTTATGGACTGCCATTTTAAAAGCACAAGTTGAAACTGGAACTCCTTATATGCTCTATAAAGATCACTGCAATCGTAAATCAAATCAACAAAATCTTGGAACTATTAAAAGCAGTAATTTATGCACTGAAATTATACAATACTCTTCTCCAAACGAAGTAGCAGTGTGTAATTTAGCATCCATTGCTGTTAATATGTTTGTTGATGTTGAAACACAGTACtacaattttctaaaattgaaaGAAGTTGTTAAAACTGTTGCTAAGaatttagataaaattattgatctgAATCATTATCCACTCATCGAAGCAGAAAAATCCAATTTAATGCACAGACCAGTTG GTATCGGGGTACAAGGATTGGCAGACGCTTTTTTGTTAATGCGCTATCCATTCGAGAGTAAAGAGGCTCAGCAgctaaatattcaaattttcgaAACATTATATTTTGGAGCTTTAGAAGCTAGTTGTGAATTGGCCAAAGAAAATGGACCATATTCTTCCTACAATGGTTCACCAGTAAGCAAAGGA ATATTACAGTATGATATGTGGAATGTGACTCCAACCAACTTGTGGGATTGGGCTgcattaaaattgaaaatagcCAAGTATGGAGTTCGTAATTCACTACTTCTTGCACCAATGCCAACAGCTTCTACAGCTCAGATATTGGGAAACAATGAATCAGTGGAGCCTTACACAAGTAATATTTACACTAGACGTGTTTTGTCAGGAGAATTCATTATTGTTAATCCACATTTATTAAATGATTTAACAAAGAGAAATCTTTGGGAtgatgaaatgaaaaacgAAATAATTGCCAACAATGGTTCTATTCAG AATGTAGGCCACATTACGCAagatttgaaagaattatatAAAACAGTATGGGAGATACctcagaaaattattttaaaaatggctGCAGATCGAGGCGCTTTTATTGACCAATCACAATCTGTAAATGTTCATATGGCTAAGCCTACAACTGAAAAACTTACTTCCATGCATTTTTATGGCTGGAAAGCT gGTTTAAAGACGGGTATGTATTACTTAAGAACCAAACCAGCTGCCAATGCATTGCAATTCACAGTCAATAAGTCTCTTCTCAGGCCACATGCTACTGAAGAagttaaagaaaaaagtaatacTATAATGGAAAATAAAGAAGATGCTTGCATGATGTGTACTTGA
- the Ndufa10 gene encoding NADH dehydrogenase [ubiquinone] 1 alpha subcomplex subunit 10, mitochondrial → MFVAIRSGIAARSIPGIAKELCKITPNSVTKYQAASLTRAAFRNEDDIPNIKPYPYHEKEYTVFQMIMDTNKCRVHEHSKLIVIDGQVASGKSKLAQELAKEFDFLYLPQPTFDDLLITKWGFDVRQLDHLLPKDAQSWDIERFLQNPHDRNTIAMQLYMYMMRQKQYIDSLAHIFCTGQGVVTVRSPWSDAVFAKAMYQSKFISPKGYEAHTDACKASLHNYLKPHVIIYLDVPVDLTLQNIKKRGLPHEVNSKVLNEKYLSDIEENYKRDYLAKLTENCHLLIYDWSQGGDIEVVVEDLENLNYDDFEENDPKLQDWRFSPYQFKVHTKHFTYDRDKLLCYMEFARTDVPELLMSGNDWEAWYDVWEEVPDSIYLYPYNVHKGDKGVLWKDKFHLCDDRVTPLMKKYYERKEREKRKN, encoded by the exons ATGTTCGTAGCTATAAGGAGCGGCATAGCCGCCAGGTCCATTCCCGGTATCGCCAAGGAGTTATGTAAG ATCACACCTAACTCGGTAACCAAGTACCAGGCTGCCAGTCTTACGAGAGCAGCCTTTCGCAACGAAGATGATATTCCGAATATAAAACCCTACCCATATCACGAAAAGGAGTACACTGTTTTCCAAATGATTATGGATACTAACAAATGTAGAGTCCACGAGCATTCCAAGCTCATTGTTATCGATGGTCAGGTGGCATCAGGCAAGAGTAAGTTGGCTCAAGAACTGGCCAAGGAATTCGATTTTCTCTATCTTCCCCAACCGACGTTCGATGATCTGTTAATTACAAAGTGGGGTTTTGATGTAAGACAACTGGATCATTTATTACCCAAGGATGCTCAATCATGGGATATTGAGAGATTCTTACAGAACCCTCATGATCGCAACACAATAGCTATGCAGTTGTACATGTACATGATGAGGCAAAAGCAGTATATAGATTCACTAGCTCATATATTTTGCACCGGACAAGGCGTTGTTACTGTCAGGTCACCATGGAGCGATGCCGTTTTTGCCAAAGCTATGTATCAGAGTAAGTTCATCAGCCCAAAAGGTTATGAAGCACATACGGATGCTTGTAAAGCTTCCCTGCACAACTACCTAAAACCTCATGTAATAATTTACTTGGATGTGCCTGTAGATCTCACCCTG caaaacatcaaaaaacgTGGACTGCCACATGAGGTGAATTCCAAAGTACTGAATGAAAAATATCTATCTGATATCGAAGAGAACTATAAGAGGGATTACCTTGCAAAACTCACTGAAAATTGtcatttgttaatttatgattGGTCCCAAGGAGGAGATATTGAAGTTGTAGTAGAAGATCTAGAAAATCTTAACTATGATGATTTTGAAGAGAATGATCCAAAACTGCAAGATTGGCGATTCTCTCCGTACCAATTCAAAGTTCATACTAAGCACTTCACATATGATCGTGACAAGTTGTTATGTTACATGGAATTTGCCAGGACAGATGTGCCAGAATTATTGATGTCTGGTAATGATTGGGAAGCTTGGTATGATGTTTGGGAGGAA GTTCCAGACTCCATATATTTGTATCCGTATAACGTCCACAAAGGTGATAAAGGTGTACTGTGGAAAGACAAGTTCCACCTGTGTGATGATCGTGTAACACCattgatgaaaaaatattacgaaagaaaagaaagggaaaagaggaaaaactaa